A single window of Plectropomus leopardus isolate mb chromosome 12, YSFRI_Pleo_2.0, whole genome shotgun sequence DNA harbors:
- the homeza gene encoding homeobox and leucine zipper encoding a, producing the protein MATHGKRNGRNGLLMGMKGSTERKVTKTECEGKLGVKHPSEDLRHSASSAESNVSGMASFTTNHNSAVCLPLVSEGLKLVWTQSDQTRELDTIPELVQAFNLFPYPSSREINNLARVCALPLDKVKVWFMVQRIKYGISWSSEEIEETRQKLAVPELCEYSAETHEEEKMKSRSCEELEIEDKDNIEDEGVLSIPQKKKPKCESPDSYKPAKPTVPCFSSTLPPPQDSYFYRPPVDKPPSTAADVSLDLSDSSSRRNRLGRYKKSKAQLAALRKSFLRENWPAEVELRRLQEETGLSRNDIRKWFSDSRYQLRVGRGSLAAAQNYTQHSGGKQDQQIQPLPLTTQKTSQLNLLKGLEGARNNGIKDSDFFQTFLSNSLEAIGERVLESEGYDIMEELSGDGDSFKDEEQNEDQPLQLTKTCKIEPDVPQEPSGILRSSPCSSPSGSPPLTASPNKLLSNSISTSKKSARLAKVSPSQIPLHTSRAPLSTPPALTPAGRPRKTKEQLDMLKQHFLRCQWPKSEDYTELVKLTGLPRADVIQWFGDTRYAVKNGQLRWVKGVRDQFLAELAAQQSSSGLTNGSGTSSRPGGSRKRKAQANAASADYPDIQPLVTYHLSTGSLHEKDLDSLCKKSRMSYQQVRDWFAARDVGGD; encoded by the coding sequence ATGGCAACCCACGGTAAACGTAATGGCAGAAATGGACTCCTTATGGGCATGAAGGGATCTACTGAACGAAAAGTAACAAAGACAGAATGTGAAGGAAAACTTGGAGTTAAACACCCCTCTGAAGATTTGCGCCACTCTGCCAGCTCAGCTGAAAGCAACGTGAGTGGTATGGCTAGTTTCACCACCAACCACAACTCTGCTGTATGCCTGCCTCTTGTGTCAGAGGGACTGAAATTGGTATGGACACAGTCGGATCAAACTCGTGAACTCGACACAATCCCAGAGCTGGTCCAAGCCTTTAACTTATTTCCATACCCATCATCCCGTGAGATCAACAACCTGGCCCGGGTATGTGCCTTGCCACTGGATAAAGTTAAGGTGTGGTTTATGGTGCAAAGAATTAAATATGGTATTAGCTGGTCCTCAGAGGAGATAGAGGAGACTAGGCAAAAGCTGGCTGTGCCTGAGCTTTGTGAATATTCTGCTGAAACACatgaggaagaaaaaatgaagaGCAGAAGTTGTGAGGAACTGGAAATTGAGGATAAGGACAACATTGAAGATGAGGGTGTTCTCTCTATTCCCCAGAAGAAGAAACCAAAGTGTGAATCACCAGATTCCTATAAACCAGCCAAACCTACTGTCCCATGTTTCAGCTCCACCCTCCCACCTCCTCAGGATTCATACTTCTACCGCCCACCAGTGGACAAGCCACCAAGTACAGCAGCTGATGTCTCCCTTGACCTCTCAGATTCATCATCACGACGGAATCGTCTTGGCCGCTACAAAAAGTCTAAAGCTCAACTGGCTGCCCTTAGGAAGAGCTTTCTGAGAGAGAACTGGCCTGCTGAGGTAGAACTTAGACGTTTGCAGGAAGAAACGGGGCTGAGCCGTAATGACATTCGTAAATGGTTCAGTGATAGCAGGTACCAACTTAGGGTTGGCCGAGGAAGTCTTGCTGCAGCTCAGAACTATACCCAACACAGTGGAGGTAAACAGGATCAACAAATTCAACCTCTGCCACTTACAACACAGAAGACTAGTCAACTGAACTTGTTGAAGGGTCTGGAGGGAGCCCGCAACAATGGGATTAAAGATTCAGATttctttcagacatttttatctAACAGTTTGGAAGCAATTGGGGAAAGGGTCCTTGAGTCAGAAGGGTATGATATTATGGAGGAGCTTTCTGGGGATGGCGACAGTTTTAAAGACGAAGAACAAAATGAAGACCAACCCTTACAACTGACCAAGACCTGCAAGATTGAGCCAGATGTACCACAAGAACCATCAGGTATATTAAGATCCTCTCCGTGCTCTTCCCCCTCTGGCAGCCCACCACTTACTGCCTCACCTAATAAACTACTTTCAAACAGCATCAGCACATCAAAGAAGTCAGCCCGCTTAGCCAAAGTCAGTCCCTCACAAATCCCGTTGCACACCTCAAGGGCTCCCTTATCTACACCCCCTGCCCTCACTCCGGCTGGGCGACCAAGAAAGACCAAGGAGCAGCTGGATATGTTAAAGCAGCACTTCTTGCGCTGTCAGTGGCCCAAGAGTGAAGACTACACTGAACTTGTTAAGCTTACAGGTTTACCCCGTGCAGATGTTATTCAATGGTTTGGGGACACACGGTATGCCGTGAAAAATGGCCAGCTGCGCTGGGTGAAGGGGGTCCGCGACCAGTTCTTGGCAGAACTTGCTGCCCAGCAAAGTAGCAGCGGTTTAACTAATGGCTCTGGGACATCATCTCGGCCTGGGGGTAGTCGAAAACGAAAAGCTCAAGCAAATGCAGCAAGTGCAGATTATCCTGATATCCAGCCGTTAGTGACATATCACCTTTCAACAGGCTCACTACATGAAAAAGACCTTGACTCTCTATGCAAGAAATCAAGAATGAGCTACCAGCAGGTGCGAGATTGGTTTGCAGCTCGTGATGTTGGGGGGGACTGA
- the LOC121951039 gene encoding RING finger protein 212B-like has product MDWFHCNQCFKRSGSKFAVSSCGHICCDACIKSKQCSVCGASCSYLPITDEMKPQEKVFFKDPVKLIESRLEHISQIALFQRTQKEIVAVHFKHKSAELEQRLKEVTEQGYRENADLKKHLSELKRENTDLKMQLLELKRETDDLKRPLSQWRVSPRQVHRDGSKRMSLPVAVTSPVARCSRTRGYLGSAESQGLARDRGPSLTSLTTPGSATSISSHSSLYEHVHRTPTSFSTPTRTQRQTPNVFQFQFMSGLSVQSPRQ; this is encoded by the exons ATGGACTGGTTCCACTGTAATCAGTGCTTCAAAAGGAGTGGGTCGAAGTTTGCCGTGTCCAGCTGTGGACACATCTGCTGTGACGCATGCATTAAATCCA AGCAGTGCAGTGTATGTGGGGCCAGCTGTAGTTATCTGCCCATCACAGATGAG ATGAAGCCACAGGAGAAGGTATTTTTCAAGGACCCTGTGAAGCTCATCGAGTCACGGCTGGAGCACATTTCACAG ATTGCACTTTTTCAGCGGACACAGAAAGAGATAGTCGCAGTGCACTTCAAGCACAAGTCTGCTGAACTGGAACAGCGTCTGAAGGAAGTCACTGAGCAGGGTTACAG AGAGAACGCTGACTTAAAAAAGCACCTCTCAGAGCTGAAAAGAGAGAACACTGActtaaaaatgcagcttttggagctgaaaagagagacagatgatTTGAAAAGGCCACTCTCTCAGTGGAGG GTTTCTCCAAGACAGGTGCATAGAGACGG CTCTAAAAGGATGTCGCTCCCTGTGGCTGTTACCTCCCCAG TTGCCCGCTGTTCAAGAACTAGGGG TTACTTAGGCTCAGCGGAGTCGCAGGGCTTGGCCAGAGACAGAGGTCCCAGTCTAACCTCCCTCACG actCCTGGGTCAGCTACCTCTATTTCAAGCCACAGCTCTCTTTATGAGCATGTACACA GAACACCCACATCCTTCAGCACTCCTACAAG AACTCAGCGTCAGACTCCTAATGTTTTCCAGTTCCAGTTTATGAGTGGATTGTCAGTACAGTCACCCAGGCAGTAA